The Knoellia sp. S7-12 region GAAGACCCACCCGAAGACCACTGGTGCGGAGATGCCGAACCACTCGCGGCACAGGGCCACTGTCGGTGGGACGGTCGCGATCCAGTCGAGTCCGTAGAAGAGGATGAAGAACCACATGGTGGGCTGCACCGTAGGGCCGAGCAGGGAGGGCAACAGCATGAGCGAGAGGCCGCGCAGGGAGTAGTAGCCCACGAGGAGGAGTCGCCCGTCGACCCGGTCGGTGAGCCATCCCGAGAAGATCGTGCCGGCGATGTCGAAGAGCCCGATGAGCGCGAGCAGTGACGCGGCCATCGTCGTGGGCATCCCGTGGTCGTGGGCTGCCGGGACAAAGTGTGTGCCGACAAGACCGTTGGTCGAGGCTCCACAGATCGCGAATCCTCCCGCGAGCAGCCAGAAGGCGCGCGTCTTGGCCGCGTCGCGCAGGGCTGACAGCGCCTGGGTTGCGGCATTGCCCACGGGGTTGGGCGCCGGCAGGCCCGGGTCGTCGGACGTCGCGCCATAGGCCTGCAGGCCGACATCGTGCGGGTGATCGCGGACGAACAACATGACGAGGGGAACCACGGCGAGGGCCACGGCCGCGACGACGAGCGCCGGTGTGCGCCAGCCATATCGGTCAGCCAGGATCGCGATCAGCGGGAGGAAGACCAACTGGCCGGTGGCGCCCGCCGCCGTGAGCACGCCACTGACGAGACCGCGGCGAGCGACGAACCATCGGTTGACGAGGGTCGCCACGAGCGCCATGGACATCGAGCCGGTGCCGATGCCGACGACGACTCCCCACAGCAGGATGAGCTGCCACGGCTGGGTCATGAAGACGGTGAGGCCGCTGCCGAGGGCGACGAGAGTGAGCGCGATGGCGACGACCCGCCGGATCCCGAACCGGTCCATGAGTGCGGCGGCGAACGGTGAGAACAGTCCGAACAGCACGAGGTTGACCGACACCGCGAAGCCGATCGTGGCCCGGCTCCACCCGAACTCCTGATGAAGCGGGTCGATGAGCACGCTTGGCACGGAGCGGAACCCGGCGGCACCGATGAGGGTCACGAATCCGACGATCGCCACGATCCACGCGCGGTGGAGCGGTGGGCGTCGTCGACGCGCCGGGTCGTCGGCAAAGGGCTCGGCGTCGGCGGCATTCACCGCGAGGTCGTCGGTCATGAGAGCGAGCCTGTCAGTCCGGTCGGGCCTCGCCTAGTGGCAGAAATGCCACAATGTGCAAAGATTCAGCCATGCGCACTCCACGCGTCCCCACCCGCCACAAGGTCGTCGTCCTGCTCCTCGAGCCCCTCATCGGCTACGACGCCACGATCCCCGGTGCGGTGCTCGGCTCCGCCGAGGGAGCCGATGGGCGTCCGCTCTACGACGTGCAGATGGCGTCCCTCGATGGTGGTCCGGTCCAGACGCACAACGGGTATGCCGTTGTGCCCCATGGTGATTCGTCCCTCCTTGCGAGCGCGGACACGGTGATCATTCCCGGCACCCAGATCCCCGGACCTCGGTTCGAGGGCACGTTGCCGGAGGAGATCGGTCGAGCACTGGGTCTCATCCGCCCCGGCACCCGGATCGTCTCGATCTGCACTGGCGCCTACGTCCTGGCCGCGGCTGGCCTCCTCGACGGGCGGCCGGCCACCACCCACTGGCAGCACACCGAGCCCTTCGGAAAGCTCTATCCGCAGGTCGATCTCAACGAGGACGTGCTGTTCGTCGATGACGGTGACGTCCTCACCGCCGCCGGGCTCTCCGCCGGCGTCGATCTGTGCCTGCACCTCCTGCGGCGCGACCACGGTGCCGCCGTCGCCAACGACGTTGCCCGCTATTGCGTCGTCCCGCCGTGGCGTGACGGAGGGCAGGCGCAGTTCATCGAGCGGCCCGTGCCGGTGATGGATGACGCCTCCACGTCGAGTACGCGGGCCTGGGCGATGGCACACCTCGCTGCTGACCTCTCTGTCCCCGCCCTCGCCAAGCGAGCACGGATGAGTGAGCGCACTTTTGCCCGACGTTTCCGTGACGAGACCGGCCTGACGCCCGCAGCATGGGTGACCCAGCAGCGGGTGCGCCACGCGCAGCACCTCCTCGAGACCACCGACCTCACGGTGGACGTCATCGCGACGCGCGCCGGGATGGGCACGGGTGCCTCGTTGCGCAAGCACTGTGCGGCCACGCTGGGCGTCTCGCCGCAGGCCTATCGCCGCACCTTCCGCGGCGCCGCCGAGAGCAGGATCGCCTGAGCCGCAGGGACGCGTCGTTCGTCCACATCTCGGCACCCCAGGCGGTCCGCCCTCGAGCCATGATGGCTCGGAGAAGCTGCGCGGGTGACCACCCGATCAGCTGTCGGCGGCTGCTCTGATGAGCTTGAGCACCACAGACGGGTGACTCAGCATCGCGACGTGCGAGCTGTCGATCTCCACGGTCGTGGATCCAGCGCGGGCCGCCATGGCACGCTCGGCCTCCGGCGGGATGATGCGGTCCTGCCGCGCAACGAGGTACCAGCTGGGGATGTCCTCCCAGGCCGCCGCGCCGGAGGGTGTCACCAGGGCCGCTAGGGCTCCGGGTCGCTGGGTCGCAGCCATGACGCGGGTGGTCGACCTGGGCAGGTCCTGTGCGAACAACCGCGGGAAATGGGCCGGATCGATATAGGCGTCGCCGTCGCCTCCGGTCGCGCCCGGGAATGGCCGCACGACGAGATGGTCGATGACGTCGGTGTGGCCGCCCCCGAGCGCGTTCGCCTCCGCAACGCTCTCACCCTCGGCCAGGGCGTATGCCGCGATGTAGACCAGCGCCTTGACGTCGGGGTCACTCTTTGCGGCGTTGGTGATGACGGCGCCGCCGTAGGAGTGGCCGACCAGGACGACGGGTCCGTCGATTGTCGCGAGAAGCTGGCGCAGATACTCAGAGTCCGAGCCGGGACCACGCAGCGGGTTGGAGAACGCAATGACGGGGTAGCCGTCGCTCAGCAGGCTTCCCGCGACTGTGTTCCAGCCGCTGGAGTCGGCGAAGGCTCCGTGGACCAGGACGACGGTGGGCTTGGGCGTCATGGGCTTCTTGAGGGCTGTCGACGCCGGAGCGGCGGCCGCAGCCAGGGTGGTTCCGGCGAGCATGAGGATGCCGACAAGGGCCGCGACGAGCAGTCGGGGTCGGCGTGAACGGTGAATGGTCATGAGGCACTCCTGAGGTTGTGGGTGGGCGCTCAACAGCGTGGGTGCCGGGGCCCTGTGCCGGGACCACGTGAGACGCGTAGTCATGCCTCTGGCGCTGCGACTTGTCACGGCGCTAGCGTCGCGACATGGACAGCTCCCTCGGCCTGCTGGGCCGCGAGGCCGAGGCACGTCAGTTGGCTACGTTGCTTTCGGGCGCGCGCAACGGCCGGGGTGGCTCGCTGTTCCTGCTCGGAGCGCCAGGTATTGGCAAGACGACCTTGCTGGGGTCGGTCGCCCACGCCGGGATGCGTCAGCTGAGGGTGACCGGCTACGAGGCCGAGTCGACGAGCCCTTTCGCGGCGCTCTACCGCCTGATGCTTCCCCTCCAGTCACATGTGGTGTCGTTGTCTGACCGCCATCAGAGTGCCCTGCGGGTGGCCGCCGGCGTCGACCCCGGCCCACCGCCCGACCGCTTCCTCGTGGGGATGGGCGTGCTGGCGCTGGTGGCCGCGGCGGGTGAGACGACGCCGCTGGTGTGCTCGGTCGACGACGCCCACCACCTGGACCCCGAGTCCATGGAAGCGCTGGCGTTTGTGGCTCGCAGGCTCGAAGCCGAATCGGTCGCCCTGGTGTTCGCCGGTCGCGACGAACCTCACCTGATCGAGCGCATCGTCGGCATCCCGGTCCTGCATCTCCAGGGACTGGGTCCTGCGGCCGCGATCAGGCTCCTGCAGTCGGCGTTGCCGGAGCCGATGGACCCCGCAGCAGCCGCCCAGATCGCCATGTCCACAGGGGGGAACCCTCTTGCCCTGGTGGACTTGGCCACCGAGCTCGACGTGCGCAGGCTGACGCACTCGAGCCTGGCTGACGAGCCCATCCCGGTGGGGCGCCATCTCGAGACGTTCTACCTGCGTCGAGTGCGGCAGCTGGCCCCCGAGCTACAGCTGTGGCTGTTGCTGGCGTCGGCTGACTCGACCGGCAGCTTCGACCTCATCCGCTCGGCAGCAGCCACGCTGGAGGTTCCGGATGCAGCAGGCGAGGACGCAGAGCTCGCCGGGTTGGTGGCACTGAGTGCCACGGTGGACTTCCGTCACCCACTGGTGCGGTCGGCGGTGTACAACGCGGCCTCCGGCACGGACCGGCGTCGGGTCCACCGCGCGCTGTCCCTCGCTGCCGGCGGGCATGGCTTGGTCGAGCTGGAGGCATGGCACGCGTCCAAGGCCACGCTCGGTAGCGACCCCAAGGTCGCGGAGCGCCTCGAGAAGGTGGCCGACCTGGCCGGACGGCGCGGGGGGTTGCTCTCTCGCGCGAACGTTCTCGCCCAGGCCTCGGCACTCACACCCGCTGGGGACGTCAAGGCTGCCCGACTGGTGAGCGCGGGAGAGGCGGCCTCGGCCGCAGGTGCCGTGCAGGTGTCGAAGGCGTTGCTCGACGACCTCGACCCATCAACGGTGCCACCGGCAGTCAGGGGCCGACTCATCTCGCTGCAGGCGATGCACGCCGTGTTCACGGGAGACCCGGTCCTGGTGAGGGGAACAGCTCGGATGCTCGAGGCCGCGAGCTGCTTCGACGGGATCGATGCCGACGCCGAGCAGGCTGCCCTCATCAGGGCGTTCGAGTACTGCCTTCCGGCGGAGCGACTGGTCGATGGCGTGGAGCTGGCCGTGCTGGGCAAGCGCCTGAGCGAGGGCGCAGCGCTGCGGCTCGGCGTGAACTCGACCGTGCTCACGGCCCTCGGTGCCCTCATCGAGCTGCCCTATGACGAGGCGGTCCCGCTCATGCGTCGCGCGGTCGACGCCATCAACGCCCTGCCGCAGGCACAGGCCATGACCTACGTCGTGGTCGGTGTCGCTCTCACGACGGCACTGTGGGATGCGGACGGCCGCCGTGAGGTTCTCGAGCGTGCGGCCCAGGGAGCCCGGGACGCGGGAGCCCTGCAGGTGCTCGACACCACTCTGTGGACCATGTCCCTCGCCGAGCTCAAGGGCGGCACGCCCAAGGCGGCCGGTGAGGGTGCCGAGCAGGTGCGAGAGCTCCGCCGCGCCATCGGCTACGACGCTGAGCAAGTCGTGAACCCGGCCTACCTGGCGTGGAACGGTGCGCCGCGGCCCCTGGTGTGGGCGGTCTGCGAAGCTGCGCTGGCGATGGGTTTCGGTGGGGTGCACTCCGCGGGGGTCGCCGCCCTTGCCGTGCGGGACCTGGCCGAAGGCCACTACCGCGACGCCTACACCACGCTCCAGCCCCTCATCGACGAGCCGTTCCTGCACGTGACCCCGCTGGACCTGGCGGACTTCGTCGAGGCCGCGGTGCGGGCCGGCCATCCCGCCGAGGCTATGCCCCACGTCCGACGGCTGGAAGAGATGGCTAGGGCCAACGAGTCGCGGTGGACGCGCGCCATCGCCGAGCGCAGCCGAGCCCTCGTCGACGACGACCCCGAACCCCTCTACCTGAGAGCCATCGCGACCCTCGAGCCCACCGACATCGAGGTCGAACGCGGTCGGTCTCACTTGCTGTACGGAGAGTGGCTCCGGCGGACCAAGCGCCGCCGCGACGCCCGTGATCAGCTGCGGATGGCCGTGGACCTCTTCGAACGGAGCCAGGCCCCAATCTTCGTGCAGCGCGCCCAGAACGAGCTCACGGCGACCGGACTGACCTCCGAGGCGGCCAGCGAGCCTCAGCCACTGGGCCTGACCTCCCAAGAGCTGACGGTCGCGCGACTGGCCGAGTCGGGAAGCACGAACGCCGAGATAGGGGCCACCCTCTTCATCAGCACGAACACGGTGGACTACCACTTGCGCAAGGTCTTCCAAAAGCTCGGCATCTCCTCCCGCCGTCAGCTGAGGGAGAGGTTTCGCGCCGGCGGTTGACCGTTCGGTTGCGTGAGCACGCCCGAGCAGAGACCGACTCCGCTCCAGCCCGACGGCAGACAGCACTGACGACTACGAGCCGCGCGTGGTCCGGCGACATGGGGTGCCAAACCAGACTCGGGAATCCAAGCCCTCGAGGAGGCCCCCATGCCCTACGTCACCGCCGATGACGGCGCCCAGATCTTCTACAAGGACTGGGGAAGCACCGGCACCCCCGTCATCCTTAGCCACGGATGGCCCCTCAACGCCGACGCCTGGGATGCCGCCTCGCGGCATCTGGCCGAGCACGGACACCGCGTCATCGCCCACGACCGTCGCGGACACGGCCGCTCCACACAGACTTGGGACGGCAACGATATGGACACCTACGCCGACGACCTCGCCACCCTCATCGAAACTCTCGACCTGCATGACCTCACGTTGGTCGGACACTCCACCGGCGGCGGCGAAATCGTCCGCTACATCGGGCGGTACGGCAGCGCACGCGTCGCGAAACTCGTGCTCGTGTCTGCCGTTCCACCGCTCATGCTGCGCGCCGACGACAACCGCGAGGGCCTGCCGGTCACCGTCTTCGATGACATTCGAGCCGGAGAGGTGGCCAACCGCTCCCAGCTCTATCGGGACCTCGCCGACGGCCCATTCTTCGGACACAACCGCAACGGTGACGTCGACCAAGGATTTCGTGACGCGTTCTGGTTGCAGGGCATGTCCAGCGGACACCGGGGCGCCTACGAGTGCATCGCAGCATTCTCGGCAACGGACTTCCGCGAAGACCTGGCCAAGGTCAACATTCCCACCCTTGTAATCCACGGCGACGACGACCAGATCGTCCCCATCCACGTAGGGGGCAAGCGCTCTGCCGACCTCATCGCCGGTGCAGTGCTCACCGTGTACGAGGGCAG contains the following coding sequences:
- a CDS encoding alpha/beta hydrolase, with the protein product MPYVTADDGAQIFYKDWGSTGTPVILSHGWPLNADAWDAASRHLAEHGHRVIAHDRRGHGRSTQTWDGNDMDTYADDLATLIETLDLHDLTLVGHSTGGGEIVRYIGRYGSARVAKLVLVSAVPPLMLRADDNREGLPVTVFDDIRAGEVANRSQLYRDLADGPFFGHNRNGDVDQGFRDAFWLQGMSSGHRGAYECIAAFSATDFREDLAKVNIPTLVIHGDDDQIVPIHVGGKRSADLIAGAVLTVYEGSSHALPDTDRDRLHTDLLQFINS
- a CDS encoding AAA family ATPase, whose translation is MDSSLGLLGREAEARQLATLLSGARNGRGGSLFLLGAPGIGKTTLLGSVAHAGMRQLRVTGYEAESTSPFAALYRLMLPLQSHVVSLSDRHQSALRVAAGVDPGPPPDRFLVGMGVLALVAAAGETTPLVCSVDDAHHLDPESMEALAFVARRLEAESVALVFAGRDEPHLIERIVGIPVLHLQGLGPAAAIRLLQSALPEPMDPAAAAQIAMSTGGNPLALVDLATELDVRRLTHSSLADEPIPVGRHLETFYLRRVRQLAPELQLWLLLASADSTGSFDLIRSAAATLEVPDAAGEDAELAGLVALSATVDFRHPLVRSAVYNAASGTDRRRVHRALSLAAGGHGLVELEAWHASKATLGSDPKVAERLEKVADLAGRRGGLLSRANVLAQASALTPAGDVKAARLVSAGEAASAAGAVQVSKALLDDLDPSTVPPAVRGRLISLQAMHAVFTGDPVLVRGTARMLEAASCFDGIDADAEQAALIRAFEYCLPAERLVDGVELAVLGKRLSEGAALRLGVNSTVLTALGALIELPYDEAVPLMRRAVDAINALPQAQAMTYVVVGVALTTALWDADGRREVLERAAQGARDAGALQVLDTTLWTMSLAELKGGTPKAAGEGAEQVRELRRAIGYDAEQVVNPAYLAWNGAPRPLVWAVCEAALAMGFGGVHSAGVAALAVRDLAEGHYRDAYTTLQPLIDEPFLHVTPLDLADFVEAAVRAGHPAEAMPHVRRLEEMARANESRWTRAIAERSRALVDDDPEPLYLRAIATLEPTDIEVERGRSHLLYGEWLRRTKRRRDARDQLRMAVDLFERSQAPIFVQRAQNELTATGLTSEAASEPQPLGLTSQELTVARLAESGSTNAEIGATLFISTNTVDYHLRKVFQKLGISSRRQLRERFRAGG
- a CDS encoding alpha/beta hydrolase yields the protein MTIHRSRRPRLLVAALVGILMLAGTTLAAAAAPASTALKKPMTPKPTVVLVHGAFADSSGWNTVAGSLLSDGYPVIAFSNPLRGPGSDSEYLRQLLATIDGPVVLVGHSYGGAVITNAAKSDPDVKALVYIAAYALAEGESVAEANALGGGHTDVIDHLVVRPFPGATGGDGDAYIDPAHFPRLFAQDLPRSTTRVMAATQRPGALAALVTPSGAAAWEDIPSWYLVARQDRIIPPEAERAMAARAGSTTVEIDSSHVAMLSHPSVVLKLIRAAADS
- a CDS encoding helix-turn-helix domain-containing protein — protein: MRTPRVPTRHKVVVLLLEPLIGYDATIPGAVLGSAEGADGRPLYDVQMASLDGGPVQTHNGYAVVPHGDSSLLASADTVIIPGTQIPGPRFEGTLPEEIGRALGLIRPGTRIVSICTGAYVLAAAGLLDGRPATTHWQHTEPFGKLYPQVDLNEDVLFVDDGDVLTAAGLSAGVDLCLHLLRRDHGAAVANDVARYCVVPPWRDGGQAQFIERPVPVMDDASTSSTRAWAMAHLAADLSVPALAKRARMSERTFARRFRDETGLTPAAWVTQQRVRHAQHLLETTDLTVDVIATRAGMGTGASLRKHCAATLGVSPQAYRRTFRGAAESRIA
- a CDS encoding MFS transporter yields the protein MTDDLAVNAADAEPFADDPARRRRPPLHRAWIVAIVGFVTLIGAAGFRSVPSVLIDPLHQEFGWSRATIGFAVSVNLVLFGLFSPFAAALMDRFGIRRVVAIALTLVALGSGLTVFMTQPWQLILLWGVVVGIGTGSMSMALVATLVNRWFVARRGLVSGVLTAAGATGQLVFLPLIAILADRYGWRTPALVVAAVALAVVPLVMLFVRDHPHDVGLQAYGATSDDPGLPAPNPVGNAATQALSALRDAAKTRAFWLLAGGFAICGASTNGLVGTHFVPAAHDHGMPTTMAASLLALIGLFDIAGTIFSGWLTDRVDGRLLLVGYYSLRGLSLMLLPSLLGPTVQPTMWFFILFYGLDWIATVPPTVALCREWFGISAPVVFGWVFASHQIGAAIAATGAGAVRDFTGTYSLAWFTAGGLCLLAAGLSWAIPRRRTPVPA